In the genome of Nocardioides marmoribigeumensis, one region contains:
- a CDS encoding SMC family ATPase: MRLHRLEVTAFGPYADTQVVNFDALNEAGVFLLTGPTGAGKTSLLDAVCFALYSVVPGDREVRGLRSDHAPADRTPRVELELTLRGRRLRVVRTPEWRRPKRRGEGTTREQASARLFEIEPDGTERLVSDRAQEVGHELGLLLGMTSEQFMQVVLLPQSGFQTFLKARSDERRDVLERLFATQRFSRIEQWMHDRARTVRDQAQTSLAELRTLLAVLRDRSGAELPEALQGDLAPQDAPALHEWAESLVAAAAARVDELGVEAEASALAADAAESEADDARRTDVLLRRRDRARADLAALEAGADAADRDAATLDADRRARLVAPLLAPRDRAFSRAAAAGVAEDSARRVLAAAPALLPDHALADDLPADESLDGARDAAALLARLAEQEHHLRGLRSRAEDLRRLSEAGEEAESALDAARAVLSAVAEERGALPAERADLEGRLAEVTVVAAGLPTALERHEEATRQLQSAIQHAELLPRLEAAEQAERDAHSAANDARGHALDLVARRLEGIAAELAGALVDGEACQVCGSTDHPAPAAPSQAAVTEADQSEAQAAADRARLLHDSARRTSEELRSRVSTARQASGGLDRDEAERALREADSAVHVAREAESARRSLATRLDDLRHRLDQAALDHDAATAEVAGLTARLDGLRRDRDAAAADLRRALDPADPADPASAGSTSSGPSAGDPGAADLDQDTADPRSPDELAAALEHRLAAVSRTSTLTRALVEATAAHASARAALAEAQHEAEDAAWAAGFADLDEARAALLEPATRAALERAARERESVRLQAEGVLAEPDVAALPDHLDEPAELADPADPADPGAAPTRLDLALVEAAARQARHEHARVSALRDHARQQLTGLRAQVDQLAVAVDRWAPVEADAATVVDLASLVRGTGSNRLHMRLSSYVLATRLDQVLDAANARLSHMRDTRYLLRRTQRGRRANSQAGLDLEVLDEWTGEVRAPSSLSGGECFVVSLALALGLADVIGEESGGVEVDTLFIDEGFGTLDPETLDQVMDRIDDLRTGGRAVGVVSHVSELRTRITTQLHVQPTRTGSHVAIAHADA, encoded by the coding sequence ATGCGGCTGCACCGGCTCGAGGTCACCGCCTTCGGTCCCTATGCCGACACCCAGGTCGTCAACTTCGACGCGCTCAACGAGGCGGGGGTCTTCCTGCTCACCGGCCCCACCGGCGCGGGCAAGACCAGCCTGCTCGACGCGGTCTGCTTCGCCCTCTACTCCGTGGTGCCCGGCGACCGCGAGGTCCGGGGCCTGCGCTCCGACCACGCCCCGGCCGACCGGACCCCCCGGGTCGAGCTCGAGCTCACCCTCCGCGGCCGGCGCCTGCGCGTCGTGCGCACCCCGGAGTGGCGCCGTCCCAAGCGGCGAGGAGAGGGCACCACCCGGGAGCAGGCCTCGGCGCGGTTGTTCGAGATCGAGCCCGACGGCACCGAGCGGCTGGTCTCCGACCGGGCCCAGGAGGTCGGACACGAGCTGGGTCTCCTCCTGGGGATGACCTCCGAGCAGTTCATGCAGGTGGTCCTGCTGCCCCAGAGCGGTTTCCAGACGTTCCTCAAGGCGCGCTCCGACGAGCGCCGGGACGTCCTCGAGCGACTGTTCGCCACCCAGCGCTTCAGCCGCATCGAGCAGTGGATGCACGACCGGGCCCGCACGGTCCGCGACCAGGCCCAGACCTCCCTGGCCGAGCTGCGCACGCTGCTGGCCGTCCTCCGCGACCGGTCCGGCGCCGAGCTGCCCGAGGCGCTGCAGGGCGACCTCGCTCCGCAGGACGCACCTGCTCTGCACGAGTGGGCCGAGTCCCTCGTCGCGGCCGCGGCGGCCCGGGTCGACGAGCTCGGGGTCGAGGCCGAGGCGTCCGCCCTCGCTGCCGACGCCGCCGAGAGCGAGGCGGACGACGCCCGGCGCACCGATGTGCTCCTGCGGCGACGCGACCGGGCCCGCGCCGACCTCGCGGCGCTCGAGGCCGGTGCGGACGCCGCGGACCGCGACGCCGCCACCCTCGACGCCGACCGCCGGGCCCGCCTGGTCGCGCCGCTGCTCGCCCCCCGCGACCGTGCGTTCTCCCGGGCGGCCGCGGCCGGGGTCGCCGAGGACTCCGCGCGTCGTGTGCTCGCCGCGGCTCCCGCCCTGCTCCCCGACCACGCGCTCGCCGACGACCTCCCGGCTGACGAGAGCCTCGACGGCGCCCGCGACGCTGCCGCCCTCCTGGCACGGCTCGCCGAGCAGGAGCACCACCTGCGCGGGCTGCGCTCGCGCGCGGAGGACCTGCGCCGCCTGTCGGAGGCCGGTGAGGAGGCCGAGTCCGCGCTCGACGCGGCGAGGGCCGTCCTGTCCGCCGTCGCCGAGGAGCGGGGCGCGCTGCCCGCCGAGCGCGCGGACCTCGAGGGCCGGCTCGCGGAGGTCACGGTGGTCGCCGCCGGTCTCCCCACCGCCCTCGAGCGGCACGAGGAGGCCACCCGGCAGCTGCAGTCGGCCATCCAGCACGCCGAGCTCCTGCCCCGGCTCGAGGCCGCGGAGCAGGCCGAACGAGACGCTCACAGCGCGGCCAACGACGCCCGTGGCCACGCCCTCGACCTGGTCGCCCGGCGGCTCGAGGGCATCGCCGCCGAGCTCGCCGGCGCCCTCGTCGACGGCGAGGCCTGCCAGGTCTGCGGGAGCACGGACCACCCCGCCCCGGCGGCCCCGTCCCAGGCGGCCGTCACCGAGGCCGACCAGTCCGAGGCGCAGGCGGCGGCCGACCGAGCGCGACTGCTCCACGACAGCGCCCGGCGGACCTCCGAGGAGCTGCGTTCCCGCGTCTCGACCGCGCGGCAGGCCTCCGGCGGTCTCGACCGCGACGAGGCCGAGCGCGCCCTCCGCGAGGCCGACAGCGCCGTCCACGTGGCCCGTGAGGCGGAGTCCGCACGGCGCTCGCTCGCCACCCGCCTCGACGACCTGCGCCACCGGCTGGACCAGGCAGCCCTCGACCACGACGCCGCCACCGCCGAGGTCGCCGGTCTCACGGCACGGCTCGACGGGCTGCGGCGCGACCGCGACGCGGCGGCGGCCGACCTGCGTCGCGCGCTCGACCCCGCCGACCCCGCCGACCCCGCCTCCGCCGGCTCCACGTCCTCCGGCCCCAGTGCTGGTGACCCCGGTGCTGCCGATCTCGACCAGGACACGGCCGACCCGAGGAGCCCGGACGAGCTGGCCGCCGCCCTCGAGCACCGCCTCGCCGCGGTGAGCCGCACCTCGACCCTCACCCGGGCGCTGGTCGAGGCGACCGCCGCGCACGCCTCGGCCCGTGCCGCGCTGGCCGAGGCCCAGCACGAGGCCGAGGACGCGGCGTGGGCCGCGGGGTTCGCCGACCTCGACGAGGCCCGGGCGGCTCTCCTCGAGCCGGCCACGCGCGCCGCCCTCGAACGCGCCGCGCGCGAGCGGGAGTCCGTCCGGCTGCAGGCCGAGGGGGTCCTGGCCGAGCCCGACGTCGCCGCGCTCCCCGACCACCTCGACGAACCCGCCGAACTCGCCGACCCCGCCGACCCCGCCGACCCCGGCGCCGCCCCCACCAGGCTCGACCTCGCGCTCGTCGAGGCGGCTGCGCGCCAGGCCCGCCACGAGCACGCCCGGGTCTCGGCGCTGCGCGACCACGCCCGGCAGCAGCTCACCGGTCTGCGCGCCCAGGTCGACCAGCTCGCGGTGGCGGTCGACAGGTGGGCCCCCGTCGAGGCCGACGCCGCGACGGTGGTCGACCTGGCGAGCCTCGTCCGTGGCACCGGCAGCAACCGTCTGCACATGAGGCTGTCCTCCTACGTCCTGGCGACCCGCCTCGACCAGGTCCTCGACGCCGCCAACGCGCGGCTCTCCCACATGCGGGACACCCGCTACCTCCTGCGACGCACCCAGCGCGGTCGACGGGCCAACTCCCAGGCGGGGCTCGATCTCGAGGTCCTCGACGAGTGGACCGGCGAGGTGCGTGCGCCCTCCTCGCTGTCCGGCGGCGAGTGCTTCGTGGTCTCCCTCGCGCTCGCCCTGGGGCTGGCCGACGTGATCGGCGAGGAGTCGGGCGGGGTGGAGGTCGACACCCTGTTCATCGACGAGGGCTTCGGCACGCTCGACCCCGAGACCCTCGACCAGGTGATGGACCGCATCGACGACCTGCGCACCGGCGGCCGCGCGGTCGGGGTGGTCAGCCACGTCAGCGAGCTGCGCACCCGCATCACCACCCAGCTCCACGTCCAGCCGACGCGCACGGGCTCACACGTCGCCATCGCCCACGCCGACGCATAG
- a CDS encoding metallophosphoesterase family protein, whose amino-acid sequence MRILHTSDWHLGRSFHGVDLLPAQAAHLDHLVETVRVEQVDLVVVSGDVHDRALPPVGAVELASDVLGRLAGLGVRVVVTSGNHDSAIRLGSNARLVDSAGVHLRTRWQDVGTPVLVEDDWGTVAVHGIPYLEPDAVRQAWGLEQRTHAAALGEAMERVHADLDRRGGRSVVMAHAFVAGSAESADAMRSDSERELAVGGLAIAPTSLFTRPSYVALGHLHGARELTPTVRYSGSPVAYSFSEEGHAKGSWLVELGRDGVERVDLVPAPVHRGLQRVRGRLDDLLLDPSLAAAEQLYLAVTLTDPARPAAPLERLRARFPHTLTLDFDPEGVAVTRAPVVPHVTGRSDLDVALGFVQDVRDLEPTTEEELLLQLACTCALREEDPDADPLGRPDTGVA is encoded by the coding sequence GTGCGCATCCTCCACACCTCCGACTGGCACCTGGGCCGGTCGTTCCACGGGGTCGACCTGCTCCCGGCGCAGGCGGCCCACCTCGACCACCTCGTCGAGACGGTGCGCGTCGAGCAGGTGGACCTCGTCGTCGTCTCCGGCGACGTGCACGACCGGGCGCTGCCCCCGGTGGGCGCGGTCGAGCTCGCCTCCGACGTGCTGGGCCGGCTGGCCGGTCTCGGGGTCCGCGTCGTGGTGACCAGCGGCAACCACGACTCCGCGATCCGGCTCGGCAGCAACGCCCGGCTCGTCGACTCCGCGGGCGTCCACCTGCGCACGCGGTGGCAGGACGTCGGCACACCGGTCCTGGTCGAGGACGACTGGGGCACGGTCGCGGTGCACGGCATCCCCTACCTCGAGCCCGACGCCGTGCGGCAGGCCTGGGGCCTCGAGCAGCGCACCCACGCGGCCGCCCTGGGTGAGGCGATGGAGCGCGTCCACGCCGACCTCGACCGGCGCGGCGGCCGGTCGGTGGTGATGGCCCACGCGTTCGTGGCCGGGTCGGCCGAGTCGGCCGACGCGATGCGCAGCGACAGCGAGCGCGAGCTGGCCGTGGGTGGGCTCGCGATCGCCCCGACGTCGTTGTTCACCCGTCCGTCCTACGTCGCCCTGGGCCACCTCCACGGAGCGCGCGAGCTGACCCCGACGGTGCGCTACAGCGGGTCGCCGGTGGCCTACTCCTTCTCCGAGGAGGGCCACGCCAAGGGGTCCTGGCTGGTGGAGCTGGGCCGCGACGGGGTCGAGCGGGTCGACCTCGTCCCGGCGCCCGTCCACCGCGGGCTGCAGCGGGTGCGCGGGCGGCTCGACGACCTGCTCCTCGACCCGTCGCTGGCGGCGGCCGAGCAGCTCTACCTCGCGGTCACGCTCACCGACCCCGCCAGGCCGGCCGCTCCCCTCGAGCGGCTGCGCGCTCGTTTCCCCCACACCCTGACCCTCGACTTCGACCCCGAGGGCGTGGCGGTGACCCGGGCCCCGGTCGTGCCGCACGTGACCGGCCGGTCCGACCTCGACGTCGCCCTGGGGTTCGTCCAGGACGTCCGCGACCTCGAGCCCACCACCGAGGAGGAGCTCCTGCTCCAGCTCGCCTGCACCTGCGCCCTGCGCGAGGAGGACCCCGACGCCGACCCGCTCGGGCGACCCGACACCGGGGTGGCGTGA